The Fundidesulfovibrio magnetotacticus genome has a segment encoding these proteins:
- a CDS encoding holo-[acyl-carrier-protein] synthase, with protein MIVGLGIDVAELDRIRDSLERHGERFLHKILSEAEIAQRPRNAVPWLAARFAAKEAAAKALGTGISGGVTFKDIEILSEPSGRPVLRLSGAALERAKALGVTHSHVSLTHGRDTAAAVVALEAP; from the coding sequence GTGATCGTGGGCCTTGGCATCGACGTGGCGGAGCTGGACCGCATCCGCGACTCCCTGGAGCGCCACGGCGAGCGCTTCCTCCACAAAATACTCTCCGAGGCTGAGATCGCCCAGCGTCCGCGCAACGCCGTGCCCTGGCTGGCCGCGCGCTTCGCCGCCAAGGAGGCCGCCGCCAAGGCCCTGGGCACGGGGATCTCCGGCGGAGTGACCTTCAAGGACATCGAAATCCTCTCGGAGCCCTCGGGCAGGCCCGTGCTGCGCCTTTCCGGCGCGGCCCTTGAGCGGGCCAAGGCCCTGGGCGTCACCCACTCCCACGTGAGCCTCACCCACGGCCGCGACACCGCCGCCGCCGTGGTGGCGCTCGAAGCACCCTGA
- a CDS encoding pyridoxine 5'-phosphate synthase, with protein MPILAVNVDHVATLRQARLAQEPDPVTAAHLAEIAGARAIIVHLREDRRHILDRDVALLRQLVKTRLHLEMAATPEMGRLALGIRPHMVCLVPEKRQELTTEGGLACAGREKELADFLAPLHAAGIGSSLFIDAEPAQIEAARAIGAEYIEIHTGAYADAPTPQDRQRELERVLAGIRLGRELGLKVNLGHGLNYDNVWAFKDVTGVSEYSIGHSIISRAVLTGIGEAVGTMAGIIRGFAD; from the coding sequence ATGCCCATTCTGGCCGTCAACGTCGACCACGTGGCCACCCTGCGCCAGGCCCGCCTGGCCCAGGAGCCCGACCCCGTCACAGCCGCCCACCTGGCCGAGATCGCCGGGGCCAGGGCGATCATCGTCCACCTGCGCGAGGACCGCCGCCACATCCTGGACCGCGACGTGGCCCTCCTGCGCCAGCTCGTGAAGACCCGGCTCCATCTGGAAATGGCCGCCACCCCCGAAATGGGCCGCCTGGCCCTGGGCATCCGGCCCCACATGGTCTGCCTGGTGCCCGAGAAGCGCCAGGAGCTCACCACCGAGGGTGGCCTGGCCTGCGCCGGGCGCGAAAAGGAGCTGGCGGACTTCCTGGCCCCGCTGCACGCCGCGGGCATCGGCTCCAGCCTGTTCATCGACGCCGAACCCGCCCAGATCGAGGCCGCCAGGGCCATCGGGGCCGAATACATCGAGATCCACACCGGGGCCTACGCCGACGCCCCCACGCCCCAGGACCGCCAGCGCGAACTGGAGCGCGTGCTCGCGGGCATCCGCCTGGGCCGCGAACTGGGCCTCAAGGTGAACCTGGGCCACGGCCTGAACTACGACAACGTATGGGCCTTCAAGGACGTGACCGGCGTGAGCGAATACTCCATCGGCCACAGCATCATCTCGCGCGCCGTGCTCACGGGCATCGGCGAGGCCGTGGGGACCATGGCCGGGATCATCCGTGGCTTCGCGGACTAG
- a CDS encoding UDP-glucose dehydrogenase family protein, translating into MNLCIVGTGYVGLVSAACFAEMGNDVCCVDINPEVVENLRKGKVHIFEPGLDEIVKRNTEQGRLKFTTSIKEGMEHALFVFVCVGTPSKPDGSCDLSFVYQVGKEIGQNMQDYKIVVDKSTVPVGTADKMRSIIAEELKARGVSLEFDVVSNPEFLKEGDAVNDFLKPDRVVVGTENVRTAELLKALYSPFARSRDKLIVMSVRSAEMTKYAANCMLATKISFINEISNICERVGADVRDVRVGIGSDHRIGYQFIYPGMGYGGSCFPKDVKALIDTSRQYEFEPQLLASVDEVNNRQKHVLSGKILKYFEPQGGVVGKTLAIWGLAFKANTDDVREAAAFELIRDLTAKGMKVRCFDPVAGPNTRKEFAGDPNVEVVDEQYAALEGAAALAVVTEWNQFRNPDFERIKKTIKAPLIFDGRNLYSPSFMGELGFAYFCIGRKDPK; encoded by the coding sequence ATGAACCTGTGCATTGTGGGAACCGGTTATGTCGGCCTCGTCAGCGCCGCCTGCTTCGCCGAAATGGGCAACGACGTCTGCTGCGTGGACATCAATCCCGAAGTTGTTGAAAATCTTAGGAAAGGCAAGGTTCACATCTTCGAACCCGGCCTCGACGAAATCGTCAAGCGCAACACCGAGCAGGGCCGCCTGAAGTTCACCACGTCCATCAAGGAAGGCATGGAGCATGCCCTCTTCGTGTTCGTGTGCGTGGGCACTCCTTCCAAGCCCGACGGCTCGTGCGATCTCTCCTTTGTCTACCAGGTGGGCAAGGAGATCGGCCAGAACATGCAGGACTACAAGATCGTGGTGGACAAATCCACCGTGCCCGTGGGCACCGCCGACAAGATGCGCTCCATCATCGCCGAGGAGCTCAAGGCGCGCGGCGTGTCCCTGGAGTTCGACGTGGTCTCCAACCCCGAGTTCCTCAAGGAAGGCGACGCCGTCAACGACTTCCTCAAGCCCGACCGCGTGGTGGTGGGCACCGAGAACGTGCGCACCGCCGAGCTGCTCAAGGCCCTCTATTCGCCCTTCGCCCGCAGCCGCGACAAGCTCATCGTCATGAGCGTGCGCTCCGCCGAGATGACCAAGTACGCCGCCAACTGCATGCTGGCCACCAAGATCTCCTTCATCAACGAGATCTCCAACATCTGCGAGCGCGTGGGCGCCGACGTGCGCGACGTGCGCGTGGGCATCGGCAGCGACCACCGCATCGGCTACCAGTTCATCTACCCCGGCATGGGCTACGGCGGCTCCTGCTTCCCCAAGGACGTGAAGGCCCTCATCGACACCTCGCGCCAGTACGAGTTCGAGCCCCAGCTGCTGGCCTCCGTGGACGAGGTGAACAACCGCCAGAAGCACGTGCTCTCGGGCAAGATCCTCAAGTACTTCGAGCCGCAGGGCGGCGTGGTCGGCAAGACCCTGGCCATCTGGGGCCTGGCCTTCAAGGCCAACACCGACGACGTGCGCGAGGCCGCCGCGTTCGAGCTCATCCGCGACCTCACCGCCAAAGGCATGAAGGTGCGCTGCTTCGACCCCGTGGCCGGTCCCAACACCCGCAAGGAGTTCGCGGGCGACCCCAACGTGGAAGTGGTGGACGAACAGTACGCCGCCCTGGAAGGCGCGGCCGCCCTGGCCGTGGTCACCGAGTGGAACCAGTTCCGCAACCCGGACTTCGAGCGCATCAAGAAGACCATCAAGGCGCCCCTGATCTTCGACGGCCGCAACCTCTACTCGCCCTCCTTCATGGGCGAGCTGGGCTTCGCCTACTTCTGCATCGGCCGCAAGGACCCCAAGTAG
- a CDS encoding PilZ domain-containing protein, with translation MTHDNRKRSRVPMDIEAVLAWGNLHKHPVRILNMSLKGVLCEPEPELGRVDRCTLTVSLSRTIGFHVEARVVRNDATGLALDFESMDEEAFLHLRNLVRYHSDDPDAIDRELVRPAFEVSRKE, from the coding sequence ATGACCCACGACAACCGCAAGCGCAGCCGCGTGCCCATGGACATCGAGGCCGTCCTGGCCTGGGGCAACCTCCACAAGCACCCCGTGCGCATCCTGAACATGAGCCTCAAGGGCGTGCTCTGCGAGCCGGAGCCGGAACTCGGCCGGGTGGACCGGTGTACCCTCACCGTCAGCCTGAGCAGGACCATCGGCTTCCACGTGGAGGCCCGCGTGGTGCGAAACGACGCCACCGGCCTGGCCCTGGACTTCGAGAGCATGGACGAAGAAGCCTTCCTCCACCTGCGCAACCTCGTGCGCTACCACTCCGACGACCCCGACGCCATCGACAGGGAGCTTGTGAGGCCCGCTTTCGAGGTCTCCCGGAAGGAATAG